In the Mauremys mutica isolate MM-2020 ecotype Southern chromosome 13, ASM2049712v1, whole genome shotgun sequence genome, one interval contains:
- the LOC123348096 gene encoding uncharacterized protein LOC123348096, giving the protein MSNENSAWCDVANESDFYSCSWEASFSHSHCSCKDLTGSDSESDLHLYTDTKDQYHSLGEERERSKTTNDLTEGLLVSGNNQTNRKNNGRDYLLLQGKKSQHSRSNQKEKAPKSIPPSTFNRSQTIDHPSASCSARVLQSRSALLSRKDLFSKSEPPQLFSTEQPIQEPAVFTIKKAYIVNKLHQKHPSADSPPISKCNKAVQASFACRGEDPGECIVCECSKRSLLKEQRNRKLDKKKVAVFHNTESIANQDLSSGELVNGHLHCPLEAVTDIPVKPQTSKHWCLPISSSTLVISLALEAAYSVPSVSLAGAETKYSSSSKVRKVRGDASRPVLAFKLREPELNQYFNKLRISIVPNPAHLDTDTRKQAIPFTGQVGLQQVSDPEANQPLETQTDSSDSDIPGAQIEQASSIFNPPSAKQFFVSSEDTQDTVWPSTSYRVQKFPYRKGISIKEPVEEQKHQLKVCRSIRHPIVSTKPKEAQRDLRFINKPYISSNLDNTKTLDIEPFKQKSGHYKTVKETETGKLNNVPFSESLKCHCGPLSNLSVNLHPKRRYSGTEKSLSINRKPSKKGGVTRRLSAQSLLSDRDSTEETQYISPAKRKKDLKMQSILNFCFGWPGAQKRSPCKGEILSTADDPETKEEGLLSPPLPAERRSLTAPFLQDERESQSLADGTFHPEDNLNTLDSPYTGNISNLVQPPEQRSMFQVNNNIPLEKLDSESAPVPSGDSILKKLMFCRCGQMPQHGLFPTGDIFQSVTKKSISSSAIGMGPCKPEPAREYCHRDNTNETYWYSNQSVFPTHSSLENIRKQEATRGQFTNTQSYFENSVPAKTVTNELLKEGKRMEMGESGNIRSDMEAAAMQQICAHGIYAATPSEDGGREKTLPEYSIYHPNYCPSCQPTATQKLGRSSDYYNCFKSKQKEPESYLSIQRGFTVDPCLGNRSQCKCSQEIPLPYLEQSIMYEENRATLLKRNDPDLIQDFSQNHCGWKRPEERAGCLGRQSSLWPAGGRGAE; this is encoded by the exons ATGTCCAACGAGAACTCAGCGTGGTGTGATGTTGCAAATGAATCTGATTTTTATTCTTGTTCCTGGGAAGCAAGCTTTTCACACAGCCATTGTAGCTGCAAAG ATTTAACTGGCTCTGACAGTGAAAGTGATCTTCATCTTTACACTGATACAAAGGATCAGTACCATTCACTGGGAGAAGAGAGGGAAAGAAGCAAAACAACCAATGACTTGACAGAAGGTCTTCTGGTCTCAGGAAACAATCAAACCAACAGAAAAAATAACGGCAGAGACTATCTTTTactacaaggaaaaaaatcacaacattCTAGGAGTAACCAAAAAGAAAAGGCACCAAAATCCATACCACCTTCTACATTTAACAGAAGTCAAACAATTGATCACCCATCTGCAAGTTGTTCAGCGCGAGTGCTTCAATCAAGGTCTGCCTTATTATCTCGAAAGGATTTATTTTCCAAAAGTGAACCCCCCCAGCTCTTCAGTACTGAGCAACCAATACAGGAGCCAGCTGTTTTCACAATTAAGAAAGCCTACATAGTTAATAAGCTACATCAAAAGCACCCGTCAGCTGATTCTCCTCCAATCTCAAAGTGCAATAAAGCTGTGCAGGCTTCTTTTGCTTGTAGAGGGGAAGACCCTGGTGAATGTATTGTTTGTGAATGTTCAAAACGATCACTGTTAAAGGAACAGAGAAACAGAAAACTGGACAAGAAGAAAGTTGCTGTGTTTCATAACACTGAAAGTATTGCCAATCAAGATTTATCTTCTGGTGAACTGGTGAATGGACATTTACATTGTCCTTTGGAAGCAGTGACTGATATACCTGTCAAACCACAGACCTCCAAGCATTGGTGTTTGCCCATTAGTTCATCAACTCTTGTTATATCTCTAGCATTGGAAGCAGCTTACTCAGTTCCATCTGTTTCATTAGCAGGAGCCGAAACAAAATATAGTAGTTCTTCAAAGGTTAGGAAAGTTAGAGGCGATGCAAGTAGACCTGTCTTAGCTTTCAAACTTAGAGAACCTGAGCTTAACCAATATTTTAACAAGTTGCGTATTTCTATAGTTCCAAATCCTGCGCACTTAGATACTGACACTCGAAAGCAAGCTATTCCGTTTACTGGGCAGGTAGGACTCCAACAAGTCTCAGATCCTGAAGCCAATCAGCCTCTGGAAACACAGACCGATTCTTCTGATTCTGACATTCCTGGAGCTCAGATAGAACAAGCATCTTCTATATTTAACCCCCCCTCTGCCAAGCAGTTCTTTGTGTCCTCTGAAGATACACAGGATACAGTTTGGCCTTCTACCTCTTACAGGGTTCAAAAATTTCCCTACAGAAAAGGGATATCCATTAAAGAACCCGTTGAAGAGCAGAAACATCAATTAAAAGTCTGCAGATCCATAAGACATCCTATTGTGTCTACCAAACCCAAAGAAGCTCAAAGAGATCTAAGATTTATAAACAAACCCTACATCTCTTCCAACCTTGACAACACAAAGACTTTGGATATTGAGCCTTTTAAGCAAAAATCTGGTCACTACAAAACTGTGAAAGAAACAGAAACAGGTAAATTGAATAACGTGCCTTTTTCAGAATCTCTTAAGTGTCACTGCGGTCCTCTGTCTAACTTGAGTGTCAACCTACATCCAAAGCGGAGATATTCTGGCACTGAGAAATCCCTAAGCATTAACAGAAAACCATCCAAAAAAGGTGGGGTAACACGTAGACTTTCTGCACAGTCTCTGCTAAGTGATAGAGACAGTACTGAGGAGACCCAGTACATCTCTCCTGCCAAAAGAAAAAAGGATTTGAAGATGCAGAGCATTCTGAACTTTTGTTTTGGGTGGCCAGGGGCACAAAAGAGGTCACCATGTAAAGGGGAGATCTTGTCCACTGCAGATGATCCAGAAACAAAAGAGGAAGGTCTTTTGAGCCCACCTTTACCAGCTGAGAGGAGAAGTCTGACTGCCCCATTTCTCCAAGATGAAAGAGAGAGTCAGAGTCTCGCAGATGGGACATTTCATCCTGAAGACAATTTGAACACCTTGGATTCTCCTTATACTGGGAATATCAGTAATTTAGTACAGCCACCAGAGCAGAGGAGTATGTTTCAGGTCAATAATAATATACCATTGGAGAAATTGGACTCTGAGTCTGCCCCAGTTCCTTCTGGAGACTCCATCCTGAAGAAGCTCATGTTTTGCAGATGTGGACAGATGCCACAACATGGACTCTTCCCTACTGGAGATATTTTCCAGTCAGTTACTAAGAAAAGCATAAGCAGCTCTGCTATTGGTATGGGACCCTGCAAACCAGAGCCAGCAAGGGAGTACTGCCATAGAGATAACACGAATGAAACATACTGGTACAGTAACCAATCTGTATTTCCAACTCATTCATCTTTGGAAAACATACGCAAGCAAGAAGCCACAAGAGGGCAGTTCACTAACACACAGTCTTACTTTGAGAACAGTGTTCCAGCAAAGACGGTGACAAATGAACTCCTAAAAGAAGGGAAGCGAATGGAAATGGGTGAAAGCGGGAATATTAGAAGCGATATGGAAGCTGCCGCCATGCAGCAAATTTGTGCACATGGTATCTATGCTGCAACACCTTCTGAGGATGGTGGGAGAGAGAAAACACTACCGGAGTATTCCATATATCACCCCAACTATTGCCCATCCTGCCAGCCTACTGCTACCCAAAAACTTGGCAGATCAAGTGACTATTATAACTGCTTCAAGTCAAAGCAGAAAGAACCTGAGAGTTACTTGAGCATACAGAGAGGGTTTACAGTTGATCCTTGCCTGGGGAATAGGAGCCAATGCAAATGTTCTCAAGAAATCCCTCTTCCCTACCTGGAACAAAGTATCATGTATGAGGAAAATAGAGCTACACTTCTAAAGAGAAATGACCCAGACCTAATTCAG